The Methylomonas montana genome has a window encoding:
- a CDS encoding TolC family protein, protein MTACAAPNKAQLEEAYPAMPAQRVVAWPDDHAKNSSQALLTSSSPAEENAVDTKHTYDLPALVDLALHTHPETRISWEEAKAAAARLERNRSTWYPKLTAMAFGQHFTTSFPIPGSALVSNGYAAFASLDLAWTLFDFGRREALVDAGTERLSAANFAFDRKHQEIAYRVASSFFVYQAALAKVTAAQQTFESAKTNADSVQAKLKQGLATKPDWLLAIQEQAKSSYDLQDARGSVTQTRADLTASLGISPAYSLQLVDLSKLPLPVGLAQSVENIVDQALAQRPDLMARLAELRAREADVKKARAEFWPKVSLRGMVGNQYWGNVHTNPSGGESYSASDLVDTAMLNVEWTLFDGFERSNAVREAEAKRSASQAQLEALRLEIMRDIWKAYADTKTALEKREFALALLKAAEESYAATQESYTHGFSTVIELLSAQKDLARARYTEIDSRATLLRSAATLVYVSGEQGQTDMDRETLGDKLQ, encoded by the coding sequence TTGACCGCCTGTGCAGCGCCGAACAAGGCTCAGCTTGAAGAAGCTTACCCGGCAATGCCCGCTCAGCGGGTTGTTGCTTGGCCTGATGATCATGCTAAAAATAGCTCGCAAGCGCTCCTTACATCCAGTTCGCCAGCAGAAGAGAACGCGGTCGATACCAAGCACACCTACGATCTGCCGGCCTTGGTCGATTTGGCCTTGCACACTCATCCGGAAACCCGGATTAGTTGGGAGGAAGCAAAAGCTGCCGCCGCTCGGTTGGAAAGAAATCGCAGCACCTGGTATCCGAAGCTTACCGCAATGGCTTTCGGCCAACATTTTACAACCAGCTTTCCCATCCCCGGCAGTGCGTTGGTAAGCAACGGTTACGCCGCTTTCGCCAGTCTGGATTTGGCATGGACTTTATTCGATTTCGGACGCCGGGAAGCGTTGGTCGATGCCGGTACAGAGCGGTTAAGCGCGGCTAATTTTGCCTTCGACCGCAAACATCAGGAAATTGCTTATCGGGTGGCCAGCAGTTTTTTTGTCTATCAGGCTGCCTTGGCCAAGGTGACGGCGGCGCAGCAAACCTTTGAGTCGGCGAAGACCAACGCTGACTCGGTTCAAGCCAAGCTGAAACAAGGCCTGGCAACCAAGCCCGACTGGTTGCTGGCGATTCAAGAGCAGGCAAAATCCAGTTATGACCTGCAAGATGCGCGCGGCTCAGTCACTCAGACGAGGGCCGATCTGACGGCGAGCCTGGGTATTTCGCCGGCTTACAGCTTGCAACTGGTCGACCTTAGCAAGCTACCGCTGCCCGTCGGACTGGCGCAATCGGTGGAAAACATCGTCGATCAGGCTTTGGCGCAACGTCCCGACTTGATGGCACGCCTTGCGGAATTACGTGCTCGTGAAGCGGACGTGAAGAAGGCCAGGGCCGAGTTCTGGCCCAAAGTTTCGCTGCGTGGCATGGTGGGTAATCAATACTGGGGCAATGTGCATACCAATCCATCGGGCGGTGAGAGTTATTCGGCCAGCGATCTAGTCGATACGGCCATGTTGAATGTGGAGTGGACCTTGTTCGACGGCTTTGAACGCAGCAATGCCGTGCGTGAAGCGGAGGCCAAAAGATCGGCATCCCAAGCCCAACTTGAGGCCTTGCGCCTGGAAATCATGCGCGACATTTGGAAAGCCTATGCCGACACCAAAACCGCTCTGGAAAAACGCGAGTTTGCCTTGGCTCTTTTGAAAGCCGCCGAAGAATCCTATGCCGCCACCCAAGAATCGTACACGCATGGCTTTTCGACAGTGATAGAACTGTTGTCGGCGCAAAAAGATCTGGCGCGTGCCCGTTATACCGAAATCGATAGTCGAGCGACTTTATTGCGATCCGCGGCAACCCTGGTTTATGTTTCAGGCGAGCAGGGACAGACCGATATGGATAGAGAAACATTGGGCGATAAGCTCCAATAG